The Dokdonia donghaensis DSW-1 DNA window AAATATATTCTGGAAGCACATTTCAACTTCTTTAGATAATTGGGTGTTAGATGGCAAAAGAAATCCAGAGGAAAAAGAGGATTCGCTACTTCGTTATACGATTCTTCATATGATGGAATATTTAGATGAACACAATGTGCATCCAAGTGAATTCTACATCACCAGACCAATAAAAACAGTTCTTTCTACTGGAGATTTAGTTACTTATGGAGATAGTCGATATGTTGTTTTAACACCAGCTTGTGATTTTGTATTTCGACCAAATGGCGACAGAAATGTTAGAAATGCATTTCTTTTGAAAATTATTGAATTAACAGACCATTTTTCGAATCTTGCAGAATCTATTGAAACAGGAGAGGTTAGTAACAGCCTTAAAGAAAAGCTTAAAAAAGTAATTACTAATAATAAACCATACTATCACTTTATCCCAAAACATAATACAATTAAAGCAGGGATTATTGATTTCCAAGCTAAGCTTTCAATTCCAATTGCTGAAATTGAAGAAGGTATTGAAAATAAAGAAATTGATAGATTCGCAACTATCACTTTACCGTTTTTAAAAGATTTAATAGAACGATACTCTAGTTATTATGCTAGGCAAGGTTCACCTGATTTTGATGTGGAAGAAGTAATAAAATCTATATTTCAACAATAGCCGACAGTGGGTTCCTGCATTTATTTTTTTCGACAGCGGTAAACCGGTATTCTTTAAAAAACAAGTTTACTCTTATAAAGTTCAGCAAATATTTAAATCAACAAAATCTGTGTAATTCACATAAAAAACCACCCACCTCAAAATAGGACCGGGTGGTTTCTCTTTTTCGCGAAAGCGTAATAATACTACTCCATACTTTACTACCTATATAGCGCCATAAAGCATATTAAGTAGGTATTTTTGCGCGCTACTTAGTTTACCGCAATGCAACACTTAAAGACACATTATCACCCAGAAATCACAAGCCTAGAGGGCAAGTCTATTACACAACGGCTTACCACAAGGAGCATCGCGATGCAAGGTGATCACATACTGCTTATGTATACCGCTCGTTATGAAGATTACAGTCTCCCCGGCGGTGGTCTTGATGAGGGAGAAGACCACATCACAGGGATGCTACGCGAGCTGCGAGAGGAGACGGGAGCGCTGGGTATTACAAACATAACTCCCTACGGCATCTACGAGGAGTATAGACCGTGGTATAAACCCACGCACGATATACAGCATATCATCTCTTACTGCTACACCTGTGAGGTGCACAAAGAGCTAGGCACTGCGAGCCTAGAGCGTTATGAGACGAGCAACGGGATGAAAGCCGTGTGGATCCCCATACAAGAGGCCATTGCTCATAATGAGCATACCATAGCCACAAGTTCAAAAAAAGGGATGAGTATAGAGCGCGAGACGTTTTTACTCAAACACATTGCAAAGACCTTATAAAACACACCTTATGAATGATACCATACTAGACTGGATACAGCAGTGGTTTTTAAACAACTGTGACGGCACCTGGGAGCTAGGCGAAGCCATACAAATAAACACCACAGATAACCCCGGCTGGGAAGTAGAGATAGATGTGTCTAACACCTCACTGGCTACACTGGCTATCCCACAAATACTTAACGAGAAAAATAAAAACGACTGGTACAGTGTCAAGATTGAAGATAAAACCTTCAGCGCCTCTGGAGATGCACAAAAACTACAGTTTTTGCTCGGGCTCTTTAAAGAAACTATTGAGAAGATAGAAGGCATCGAGCCGTAAAGAAAAGTAGATGTAGTGGTGTCACCCGCTATGTTCACCCAGACCATTAAAACAGCTACAAGCTAACTAACACATAAATGCATCCATCGCTCTGCACACTTATAGACGTGTTTTTTGCTCCACATCATCTGGAGCTGTCTAAGTATACAGAAGATGCAGAGAGCGAAGCATATGAGGGCTGTAGCTTTATAGTCGGTCAAAAAACCATCATCTACAGAAAAGCAAAACAGACGCCAAAAAAAGTAGGGCAGTTTGTGACTTTTTGGAAAAGAGAGGGCATAGCACCTATTGCACCTTTTCACATAGATGACCCCTTTGATTATTACATCATCTATGCAAGCAACGAGACCGAGGCGGGCGTATTTGTTTTTACAAAAGACCGCCTGCGAGATAAGGCGATAGTAAACACAGCTCACAAAGAAGGCAAGCGCGGTTTTCGAGTCTACTCTCCCTGGGACGCACCTACGAGCAAGCAAGCCATTGCCACACAGAAGTGGCAAGTGCCGCATTTTTACAAACTAGATAACACTAGTGATCTTAACAGACTAGCACACCTCTTCTAGCCACCATACACTAAATAAACGTTAAAAACTTGGCAATAACTAACCAAGTGGTTAGTTTTGTATCGTATTACAAATATGGCAAGAAAAAAAGCATATAGAGAAGACCTGGTGATCGAGAAAGCGATGAACCTTTTTTGGCGTAACGGCTATGAGGGCACCTCTATGCAAATGCTTGAAAAAGAAATGGGGATTAATAAATTTTCTATTTACTCAAGTTTTGGCAGTAAGAACGGTGTTTTTTTAGAGAGCATTGCTTGTTATAAAAAGAAGCTGTACACGCTTGTAAATGAGCTCAAGACAACACAAAAAGGTGTAGCTGGTATAAAAGAATACTTTTACAACTTTATAACTTTTACCAGAGAGACCGAGTATGGCAAAGGTTGCCTAGTGACAAATACGGCAAACGAGATAGGTACAGATGGAGACCAAGCCATAAAGGAAGCACTGTCTAACTTTACGGGGGAGATAAAAAGCATATTTGCCAGTATTATTGCACAAGATGAGAGCAAAAACCCGCAAGAGGTAGCCTCACAGGCAGATTACTTGCTCATTGCAATGTTTGGCCTCTCCTCTGCTACGAGAGTGTTTACAGAAGAGCAGCTGGGCCATTACATAGAAAATATTTTCAAAAATTCGTAAGGATTTTTTTTAACCCATAACTAACCGATTGTTTAGAAATAATTAATAACTAAAAAAAGAATACTATGACTACGTTAAAAATTCACGACATTGACTCTGCACCACAAGAAAGTAAGCCTTTACTAGAGGGATCTCTTAAATCTTTTGGGATGATACCAGGCCTACACGGCGTACTGGCTGAGTCACCTCAACTACTAGAAGCTTACCAGACACTTCACAAATTATTTGGTGAGTCTTCTTTTGATAATGATGAGCTTACCGTGGTGTGGCAAACTATAAACGTAGAGCACGAGTGTCACTACTGTGTACCAGCACACACAGGGATTGCACATATGATGAAGGTAGATGCTGCCATCACAGATGCCCTACGCAACAAGACAACCTTACCGTCTGAGAAGCTTGAGGCACTACGTGACTTCACACTTACTGTAACTCGCAACCGTGGTAATGTAACGCAAGAAGATCTTGACGCATTTTATGCCGCAGGATATGGTGAGAGACAAGTGTTAGATATCATTTTAGGTCTTTCTCAAAAAGTGATAAGTAACTACACAAACCACATTGCAAACACACCGGTAGATGAGCCTTTCCAAAAATTTGCTTGGAAACCAGAGACCGTATAATTACCCGCTCCCCTCTTAATCATTATAAAGCCTTAGTCCCCTACTAAGGCTTTTTTATTTTACGGGTATGAGTCCGCTTTCGCGAAAGCGTAAAAAAACCCACTCATTACAAGTGGGTTCTTTATAATTAAACTAATAAAACAAATATCTTAATAGGCATCATCGTGCACAAAGGCTACTGCCCTACCCGATGGGTCGTTCATATTTTTAAAGGCTTCATCCCACTCTAGTGCGATAGGGGTGCTACACGCCACACTAGGCACAGAAGGTACACAAAGCGCTGCAGCATCACTCGGGAAGTGCTCTTCAAAAATACTGCGGTAGTAAAACTCTTCTTTATTTTGCGGGGTGTGTATCGGGAAGCGGTGGTGTGCGTTTTCCATCTGGGTAGCACTTACTGCTTGATCTACCACATCCTTAAGTGTGTCTATCCAAGAGTAGCCTACACCGTCAGAAAATTGTTCTTTCTGTCTCCAGGCTACGCTTTCTGGTAAGTATTTTTCAAACGCCTTACGTAAGATCCATTTTTCCATACTGCGGCGTTCTTTGGTAATCATCTTATCTACAGGGTTGAGGCGCATCGCCACATCCATAAATTCTTTGTCTAAAAAGGGTACACGTCCTTCTATACCCCAAGCAGCAAGTGACTTGTTTGCACGCAGGCAGTCATACATATGCAGCTTGTCAAGTTTACGTACGGTCTCCTCGTGAAAATCTTTTGCCGTAGGTGCTTTGTGGAAGTATAAGTACCCGCCAAAAATCTCATCTGCTCCCTCGCCAGAGAGTACCATTTTTACTCCCATAGACTTGATGACTCTAGCCATAAGGTACATAGGCGTGCTGGCTCTTATGGTAGTAATATCATAGGTCTCTAGGTGATAGATCACATCTTTTATAGCATCTAGTCCTTCTTGTATGGTAAACTCTATAGGGTGATGTACAGTGCCTATATGGTCTGCCACTACTTGAGCAGCTGCAAGGTCGGGGGACCCCTTGAGCCCTATACTAAAAGAGTGTAACTGTGGCCACCACGCTCCGGTTTTATCTCCAGACTCTATGCGCTTCTCAGAGTATAGCTTTGCCACAGCACTAGTAATAGAGGAGTCAAGCCCTCCAGAGAGTAATACCCCATAAGGTACATCACTCATAAGCTGGCGTTTTACAGAGGCCGCAAGGGCGTCGTGTAACTCTTCTATACTAGACTCGTTATCTTTTACATTATCATACTCCATCCAGTCACGGGTGTACCAGCGAGTAAGCTCTCCGGTTGTGCTAGAGTAATAGTGTCCTGGAGGAAATAATTCTATTTTTGAACACACACCTTCTAGTGCCTTAAGCTCTGAGGCTACATAAAAAGTACCGTGTTGATCCCATCCCATATATAATGGAATGATACCCATATGATCACGAGCTACAAAGTACTCGTCTTTTTCTACATCATAGAGTGCAAACCCAAATATACCGTTGAGCATATCACAAAAGTCGTGACCGTGCTCTTTATAAAGTGCGAGTATAATCTCACAGTCTGATGCTGTTTGAAACTCATAATCGCTAGTGAGTTGCTCACGCAGCTCTTTGTGATTGTATATCTCCCCATTTGCCGCAAGCACAAGGCTTTTATCTTTTGAAAACAAAGGCTGTTTTCCAGAAGCGGGATCTACTATAGAGAGACGCTCGTGGGTCATTATCGCATTCTCATTATTAAAAACTCCGTTCCAATCCGGTCCTCTGTGACGGATTTTTTTAGACATTTCTAATAATTGGGGGCGTAAATCTTCGGCTTTCTCCTTTAGATCAAAGGCGCATACAATTCCACACATAATACTTGTTTTATTTGTTATTGATAAGTCAAAGATGCACTTACACTTTCATTAATAAAACACAAATACCATTTATGATTACAAAATATAACTAATTTACTGATAAACGTGACAAAGTATAGGTATACGCTTTCGCGAAAGCGTACTTTAAAAACATTTTGAAAGTTTTAATAAATATTGCCGACCTACATCTTAACTTTACACTATAACCCAAAGCCTTATAGGGCTTTTAACACAAAAATTAATTAACTATGAAAAATGTACTTATGACTGCGATGGTTGCTCTTGCCTTTGTTGCAGCACCATCACTTAATGCTCAAGATTTTAAAGTAGACAAGAGTCCTATGGACCAAGCGGCTTTCCCTACAAGTTATAAGGAAGCAAATAAAGATATTAAAGTAACGTATAGTAGACCACAACTTAAAGGACGTGAGCTTTCTAAACTTGCTCCAGAAGGAAAAGTATGGAGACTAGGAGCAAATGAAGCTGTAGAGGTGACTTTATATAAGGATATGAAACTAGGTACTACACCAGTAAAAGCAGGAACATACACAATGTATGCAATGCCTAATGGTAAGGAATGGACGGTAATCTTAAGCTCAGACCTTAATGTATGGGGATCTTACTTTTACAAACCAGAAAATGACGTAGCACGTATCACTGTACCAGTTACTATGGAAGATGAGTCTATAGAGTATTTTGGTATGGAGTTTACTCCAGAAGATAAAGGTGCACACTTACATATGGCGTGGGGTAATGCGCGCGTAGAAGTGCCGTTTTACAACTAAGTACAGGCTTTAGGCTTTAGGCTTTAGGCTTTAGGCTTTAGGCTTTAGGCTAAGAAACAGAAAACTGGATTCTCAAAAATGAGAATCCAGTTTTTTTTATGCGCTGGTGCGAGTATGTAAGATGCTACTCTTCAAAATTACCGTCGAGCCATCTGGCTACTCTAAGCTCCCATTGTACTTCTTTCATATGATCTATAGAGTGGTTAGACTCTTTATCAAATAACTTTTGGGTAGCAATGCGCTCTTGTTCTACTTCTTGGTAAATGGCTTTAATTTCTTCTAGGCCGTTTTCTGTAAAGTTATAGGCAGCAATGCGTGCCTGGAGTTTACGAGCATAGACCTCTGTAATATCAAAATGTGTTTGCTCGTGTGCGAGCAGGTGTTTTGTTTTTTCTTTATGTCGCACCCACGAGTATTCTGGATAAAAATGTGCGGTTACGGTAATGCTATTTTTATCTAAAAAGCCTTGACCGTTTGAAGCATACCCCTGACTCATACCCGTACTAGAACTAGCTGCCCAGCCATCTAGCGTACCCGGTGATCCTTTAAAATCTGACCACTGCAACGCACGTGTCTCGCTCCACGCAAATCGCTCTGGAGCATCTGCAGTAGCCATAAGTGCAACTGAACACAGTATGTAAACTAGGCGTAACAATGCAATCAGGTTTTTTGTTTTTTCTTACGAGCCGCAGGAAACAGTACATTATTAAGTATAAGACGATACCCAGGTGAGTTAGGGTGAAGCTCAAGCTCTGTTTTTGGGTCTCCCACGCGGTGACGGTAGTCTTCTGGGTCGTGTCCTCCATAAAATGTAAAGAAGCCCTTACCTTTTATACCGTGTATGTAACGCGCCTCACCATTAGTAAGATTTTCGCCCATCACGAGCACATTAGATTTTATAACCTCTGCGTCATAACTCGTAGTTTGCCCCATAAATCCTTTTACTAGTGCCGTATGGTTCTGGCATAACATTGTAGGGATAGGATCCCACTTTGCGCTATAATCTTTGAGCGTAAAATAATCTGTACTAAAAGGAATCTTACGTTTACGCGTCATATCTATAGATGAGAACTCATACATAGTAGGCGATCGCTCTAGCGTGAAATTCTTAAAAGCAAAGGTCTTTTTAAAATCAATCTTTGAGCTATAACTAGGGTCACTAGGATCTCCGTCAAACATAGGTTCACAAATATCAACGCCCTCTGCAGCAAGTGCGATGTCAAAACTATCTGTCGCGCTACACATTGCAAACATAAAACCACCGCCCACTACGTAGTCACGTATTTTTAAAGCAACATCGCGCTTCTCTTCAGACACTTTGCTGTAACCTAGCTCGGCAGCAAGTGCTTCGGCGGCTTTCTTTTCTTCTATGTACCACGGTGCGGCTCTGTAGGCTCCATAAAATTTTCCAAACTGACCTGTAAAATCCTCGTGATGCAAGTGTAACCAGTCATATAATATAAGTTGGTCGCTTAGTACCTCCTTGTCATATATGGTCGTATAGGGAATCTCTGCATAGGTAAGCACCATCGTTACGGCATCATCCCAAGGCACTTTACTATCTGGCGTATAAACAGCAATTTTTGGTGCCTTTTCTAATACGACAGCTTCCATATTTTGCGATGGGCTGGCAATCTCTGTAAGAATTTTTTCGGTCTGACTATCTGAGAGTACCTCATAAGAGACACCACGTATGGTGCACTCCCGGCGCACCTCTTCTGTGTCTGGTAATAAAAATGACCCGCCACGGTAGTTGAGCAACCATTTTACCTTCTGGCTTTTATTAAGTGACCAGTAGGTAATCCCATAGGCCTTGAGGTGTTCCTTTTGTGTCTCTACATCCATAGGTATGAGGATGTACGACGCTTTCGCGAAAGCGAAATTCAACACCAAAAAGATTAATATAAGTAGTTTTTTCATCATTAGTTTTATAACGTGAAATTTACGGATTTGTTATGACAAGCAGCGTGCCAAAAGGCATCCTAAAAAAGATGAGCTCTAGATTATGGATTGTTATAAAAACAAAAAGCCTCAATAGCAATACTATTAAGGCTTTTTCTGTAATTACATTATGTTCTAAAAAGGAACCCCATCATCTTCTTCTTCACTAGGTAGTCCAGGTGCTGGACCGCCAAAGGCGTCATCTGCACTAGGTAGTGCATTAGGGTTAAAGGTATCATCATTTGCAGCGGCATTCATACTACTTGCAAACTCATATGGTGTTGTAAAGTCGTCTAGGTTATCAAATTTACCTAGGTGACCTATAAACTTAAGGCGTATGTTATCTAGACCCCCGTTACGGTGTTTAGCCACGATAAACTCTCCTTGACCTTCAGTCGGGCTGCGTTCTTCATCATCCCACTCCTCTATCTTATAATATTCTGGACGGTAAATAAACGATACAATATCTGCATCCTGCTCGATCGCTCCAGATTCACGCAGGTCAGACAGTAATGGTCGTTTACTACCTCCACGCGTCTCTACCGCACGCGATAGCTGCGATAGTGCGATTACAGGGACACTAAGCTCCTTTGCAAGTGCCTTGAGGTTACGAGAAATCATCGAGATCTCTTGCTCACGGTTACCACCGCCTTTATTTGCAGATCCTCCCGTCATAAGCTGGAGGTAATCTATCATTATGATTTTAATACCAAATTGTGATGCTAGACGTCGCGCCTTTGCTCGTAAGTCAAAAATAGAAAGCGACGGTGTATCATCTATAAATAGTGGTGCTTTCTCAAGGCTCTTTACCTTTACGTTAAGCTGTTCCCACTCGTGCTTTTCTAGTTTACCAGTACGTAACTTCTCAGAAGACAACCCCGTCTCAGACGAGATCAAACGTGTGATGAGCTGTACAGAAGACATCTCCAGAGAGAAGAAGGCTACAGGCACATTCTGGTCTACCGCCATATTACGAGCCATCGTAAGAGTCATAGCCGTTTTACCCATACCTGGACGAGCCGCCACAATAATTAAATCTGATGGTTGCCATCCTGAGGTAAGCTCATCTACCTTATGAAAACCAGTAGGTATACCAGAGAGCCCCTCTTGGTTTGCAATTTCTTCAATCTTCTTTTTAGCTTGTATTACGAGACTCTGCGCACTTTCTGAACTACGCTTTACATTACCCTGTGTTACTTCGTATAGCTTAGTCTCGGCAGTGTCTAGTAGGTCAAAAACATCTGTGGTCTCATCATATGCTTCTTCTATAATCTCGTTTGAGATTTTAATAAGTGATCGCTGTATAAACTTCTGTAAGATGATACGCGCGTGGTACTCAATGTGTGCAGAAGAGGCTACTTTTTGGGTAAGTTGTATAAGGTAATAATCACCTCCAGCCGCTTCTAACTTTGCCATTTTCTTGAGCTGCTCAGAAACGGTTAATAAGTCAACTGGCTGCCCTTCTTCAAAGAGTACGCGTATCGCCTCAAAGATGTGTTTATGCTGTTCTTTATAAAAAACCTCTGGTGATAAGATGTCTATTACCTCATCTACACCCTTCTTATCAATCATAAGCGCACCCAGCACAACCACCTCAAGATCAAGCGCTTGTGGAGGTATTTTACCTTTCTCAAGGCTAATTACCTGACCCTTAGAAGTATTATATGCTGGTTTTGGCTTGGTTTGTTCCATAGCTACGAATGTAAAAAAATAGTTGTGCGAGTTACGCTTTCGCGAAAGCGTAGTACTCACAGGTCATTAACAATGCAACTGTTAATAACTTGAAAATATTGTTAATAAGGGTAAAAAAATCCGCACTTACAAAGTGCGGATTATGGCATCAAGTGAAAAAGGTCTTGTTAGCCCTTGAAGACTCCCATTTGAGAATACTTTTCCATACGCTGATCTACTAATTCTGTTGGTGATAAGTTCTTAAATTCATCAAACGCTTTCAGAATTGAATCTTTTACTGTAAGGAAAGTCTCAGGACGATTTGCGTGAGCACCACCTAGTGGTTCTTTTACGATCTCGTCTATGATTTTTTGCTTTTTCATATCTTTGGCAGTAAGCTTAAGCGCCTCTGCAGCTTGCTCTTTAAACTCCCAGCTTCTCCATAATATAGAAGAACAAGACTCTGGAGATATTACAGAGTACCACGTGTTTTCTAGCATTAATACTTTATCTCCTACACCTATACCTAAGGCTCCACCACTTGCTCCTTCACCTATAATCACAACGATGATAGGCACTTTAAGGCGTGTCATCTCTAAGATGTTACGAGCAATTGCTTCTCCTTGACCACGCTCTTCGGCTTCAAGGCCTGGGTATGCTCCTGGTGTGTCTATAATAGATACTACAGGTACTCCAAATTTTTCGGCGCTTTTCATAAGGCGTAGTGCCTTGCGGTATCCTTCTGGGTTTGCCATACCAAAGTTACGGTACTGGCGTGTTTTTGTGTTGTAACCTTTTTGCTGCCCTATAAACATAAACGACTGGTCGTCTATTTTACCTAGGCCCCCTATCATCGCCTTGTCATCTTTTACATTACGATCTCCGTGTAGCTCTAAGAAAGTGTCTCCACAGATGGCGTTTATGTAATCTAATGTATAAGGACGGTTAGGGTGTCTAGACAGCTGGACACGTTGCCAGGCTGTAAGATTTTTATAAATATCTTTTTTGGTAGCAGCTAGTTTTTTCTCTATTTGCTTGCAAGTCTGGGTTACATCAACATCACTTTCCTGCCCTATTAAGGCACATTTCTCCAGTTGTTCTTCAAGCTCTTTAATGGGTAATTCGAAATCTAAATATTCCATCTTCAGGGTTTTATGGTGTCTTACAACACTATC harbors:
- a CDS encoding acetyl-CoA carboxylase carboxyltransferase subunit alpha, with product MEYLDFELPIKELEEQLEKCALIGQESDVDVTQTCKQIEKKLAATKKDIYKNLTAWQRVQLSRHPNRPYTLDYINAICGDTFLELHGDRNVKDDKAMIGGLGKIDDQSFMFIGQQKGYNTKTRQYRNFGMANPEGYRKALRLMKSAEKFGVPVVSIIDTPGAYPGLEAEERGQGEAIARNILEMTRLKVPIIVVIIGEGASGGALGIGVGDKVLMLENTWYSVISPESCSSILWRSWEFKEQAAEALKLTAKDMKKQKIIDEIVKEPLGGAHANRPETFLTVKDSILKAFDEFKNLSPTELVDQRMEKYSQMGVFKG
- a CDS encoding NUDIX hydrolase: MQHLKTHYHPEITSLEGKSITQRLTTRSIAMQGDHILLMYTARYEDYSLPGGGLDEGEDHITGMLRELREETGALGITNITPYGIYEEYRPWYKPTHDIQHIISYCYTCEVHKELGTASLERYETSNGMKAVWIPIQEAIAHNEHTIATSSKKGMSIERETFLLKHIAKTL
- a CDS encoding immunity 53 family protein; this translates as MNDTILDWIQQWFLNNCDGTWELGEAIQINTTDNPGWEVEIDVSNTSLATLAIPQILNEKNKNDWYSVKIEDKTFSASGDAQKLQFLLGLFKETIEKIEGIEP
- a CDS encoding TetR/AcrR family transcriptional regulator is translated as MARKKAYREDLVIEKAMNLFWRNGYEGTSMQMLEKEMGINKFSIYSSFGSKNGVFLESIACYKKKLYTLVNELKTTQKGVAGIKEYFYNFITFTRETEYGKGCLVTNTANEIGTDGDQAIKEALSNFTGEIKSIFASIIAQDESKNPQEVASQADYLLIAMFGLSSATRVFTEEQLGHYIENIFKNS
- a CDS encoding carboxymuconolactone decarboxylase family protein, with the protein product MTTLKIHDIDSAPQESKPLLEGSLKSFGMIPGLHGVLAESPQLLEAYQTLHKLFGESSFDNDELTVVWQTINVEHECHYCVPAHTGIAHMMKVDAAITDALRNKTTLPSEKLEALRDFTLTVTRNRGNVTQEDLDAFYAAGYGERQVLDIILGLSQKVISNYTNHIANTPVDEPFQKFAWKPETV
- a CDS encoding DUF2911 domain-containing protein, with product MKNVLMTAMVALAFVAAPSLNAQDFKVDKSPMDQAAFPTSYKEANKDIKVTYSRPQLKGRELSKLAPEGKVWRLGANEAVEVTLYKDMKLGTTPVKAGTYTMYAMPNGKEWTVILSSDLNVWGSYFYKPENDVARITVPVTMEDESIEYFGMEFTPEDKGAHLHMAWGNARVEVPFYN
- a CDS encoding asparagine synthetase B; the encoded protein is MKKLLILIFLVLNFAFAKASYILIPMDVETQKEHLKAYGITYWSLNKSQKVKWLLNYRGGSFLLPDTEEVRRECTIRGVSYEVLSDSQTEKILTEIASPSQNMEAVVLEKAPKIAVYTPDSKVPWDDAVTMVLTYAEIPYTTIYDKEVLSDQLILYDWLHLHHEDFTGQFGKFYGAYRAAPWYIEEKKAAEALAAELGYSKVSEEKRDVALKIRDYVVGGGFMFAMCSATDSFDIALAAEGVDICEPMFDGDPSDPSYSSKIDFKKTFAFKNFTLERSPTMYEFSSIDMTRKRKIPFSTDYFTLKDYSAKWDPIPTMLCQNHTALVKGFMGQTTSYDAEVIKSNVLVMGENLTNGEARYIHGIKGKGFFTFYGGHDPEDYRHRVGDPKTELELHPNSPGYRLILNNVLFPAARKKKQKT
- a CDS encoding DUF922 domain-containing protein — protein: MLRLVYILCSVALMATADAPERFAWSETRALQWSDFKGSPGTLDGWAASSSTGMSQGYASNGQGFLDKNSITVTAHFYPEYSWVRHKEKTKHLLAHEQTHFDITEVYARKLQARIAAYNFTENGLEEIKAIYQEVEQERIATQKLFDKESNHSIDHMKEVQWELRVARWLDGNFEE
- the dnaB gene encoding replicative DNA helicase is translated as MEQTKPKPAYNTSKGQVISLEKGKIPPQALDLEVVVLGALMIDKKGVDEVIDILSPEVFYKEQHKHIFEAIRVLFEEGQPVDLLTVSEQLKKMAKLEAAGGDYYLIQLTQKVASSAHIEYHARIILQKFIQRSLIKISNEIIEEAYDETTDVFDLLDTAETKLYEVTQGNVKRSSESAQSLVIQAKKKIEEIANQEGLSGIPTGFHKVDELTSGWQPSDLIIVAARPGMGKTAMTLTMARNMAVDQNVPVAFFSLEMSSVQLITRLISSETGLSSEKLRTGKLEKHEWEQLNVKVKSLEKAPLFIDDTPSLSIFDLRAKARRLASQFGIKIIMIDYLQLMTGGSANKGGGNREQEISMISRNLKALAKELSVPVIALSQLSRAVETRGGSKRPLLSDLRESGAIEQDADIVSFIYRPEYYKIEEWDDEERSPTEGQGEFIVAKHRNGGLDNIRLKFIGHLGKFDNLDDFTTPYEFASSMNAAANDDTFNPNALPSADDAFGGPAPGLPSEEEDDGVPF
- a CDS encoding MepB family protein; amino-acid sequence: MHPSLCTLIDVFFAPHHLELSKYTEDAESEAYEGCSFIVGQKTIIYRKAKQTPKKVGQFVTFWKREGIAPIAPFHIDDPFDYYIIYASNETEAGVFVFTKDRLRDKAIVNTAHKEGKRGFRVYSPWDAPTSKQAIATQKWQVPHFYKLDNTSDLNRLAHLF
- the asnB gene encoding asparagine synthase B, with protein sequence MCGIVCAFDLKEKAEDLRPQLLEMSKKIRHRGPDWNGVFNNENAIMTHERLSIVDPASGKQPLFSKDKSLVLAANGEIYNHKELREQLTSDYEFQTASDCEIILALYKEHGHDFCDMLNGIFGFALYDVEKDEYFVARDHMGIIPLYMGWDQHGTFYVASELKALEGVCSKIELFPPGHYYSSTTGELTRWYTRDWMEYDNVKDNESSIEELHDALAASVKRQLMSDVPYGVLLSGGLDSSITSAVAKLYSEKRIESGDKTGAWWPQLHSFSIGLKGSPDLAAAQVVADHIGTVHHPIEFTIQEGLDAIKDVIYHLETYDITTIRASTPMYLMARVIKSMGVKMVLSGEGADEIFGGYLYFHKAPTAKDFHEETVRKLDKLHMYDCLRANKSLAAWGIEGRVPFLDKEFMDVAMRLNPVDKMITKERRSMEKWILRKAFEKYLPESVAWRQKEQFSDGVGYSWIDTLKDVVDQAVSATQMENAHHRFPIHTPQNKEEFYYRSIFEEHFPSDAAALCVPSVPSVACSTPIALEWDEAFKNMNDPSGRAVAFVHDDAY